The following coding sequences lie in one Streptomyces sp. NBC_00510 genomic window:
- a CDS encoding SDR family NAD(P)-dependent oxidoreductase, with product MTQPSQTHSRTWLITGATSGIGRELTIQALDAGENVAALSRSTASLHDLRAAHPEQLLLIDADVRDQEAVTGAVEQAVDRFGRIDVVSNNAGYGLFGAVEEATDEQARAIFDTNVFGVLNVLRATLPVLRARRSGHIFQGSSLYGQCAHSGVGLLAATKYAVEGLSDALADELAPLGIKVTMVQPGPTATAFLDNLDVAAAIDDYDQTVREVQKAIGAQPASAYSSPARIAAGIRSAADSDAPPLRLALGVFGADAMRTALTARLADLDGWAGTTRAVDA from the coding sequence ATGACGCAGCCATCCCAGACCCACTCGCGCACCTGGCTGATCACCGGCGCCACCTCCGGCATCGGCCGCGAGCTGACCATCCAGGCGCTCGACGCCGGCGAGAACGTCGCCGCGCTCTCCCGCAGCACCGCGTCCCTGCACGACCTGCGTGCGGCGCACCCCGAGCAGCTGCTCCTGATCGACGCCGACGTGCGCGACCAGGAAGCCGTGACGGGGGCGGTGGAGCAGGCCGTGGACCGGTTCGGCCGGATCGACGTGGTCTCGAACAACGCGGGATACGGCCTTTTCGGCGCCGTCGAGGAGGCCACCGACGAGCAGGCCCGCGCCATCTTCGACACGAACGTCTTCGGGGTCCTGAACGTGCTTCGCGCGACCCTGCCCGTGCTGCGCGCACGGCGCTCCGGCCACATCTTCCAGGGTTCCTCGCTCTACGGGCAGTGCGCCCATTCCGGCGTCGGTCTCCTGGCGGCGACCAAGTACGCCGTCGAAGGTCTGTCGGACGCCCTCGCCGACGAGCTCGCCCCGCTCGGGATCAAGGTCACCATGGTCCAGCCCGGTCCCACCGCCACGGCCTTCCTCGACAACCTCGACGTCGCGGCCGCCATCGACGACTACGACCAGACCGTCCGCGAGGTCCAGAAGGCCATCGGCGCACAGCCCGCGTCCGCCTATTCGTCACCGGCCCGCATCGCAGCGGGCATCCGATCAGCCGCGGACAGCGACGCCCCGCCCCTGCGACTGGCCCTCGGCGTCTTCGGCGCGGACGCCATGCGCACCGCCCTCACCGCACGCCTGGCCGACCTGGACGGCTGGGCCGGGACGACCCGCGCGGTCGACGCGTGA
- a CDS encoding TetR/AcrR family transcriptional regulator produces the protein MPKVTPEYMEARRQQILDAARRCFLRDGFHSTSMQDLFAESGLSAGAVYRHFASKNEMITAIVEESVRDVLAMVQSVARNRPGGSFGDLMADVLEVVKVKTAEQSIAGLSVLAWSEALRNPSLARQLDDLMAQMRTALADVIREHQQSGTLPREVSPEAMAAAFMCMLPGYILQLAMDDSALDGVPGALRALWPAPATS, from the coding sequence ATGCCCAAGGTCACGCCGGAGTACATGGAAGCCCGCCGTCAGCAGATCCTGGACGCGGCGCGCCGTTGCTTCCTGCGCGATGGGTTCCATTCGACGTCCATGCAAGATCTGTTCGCCGAGTCGGGCCTGTCGGCCGGCGCCGTGTACCGGCACTTCGCCAGCAAGAACGAGATGATCACGGCGATCGTCGAGGAGAGCGTGCGCGATGTCCTCGCCATGGTCCAGAGCGTCGCGAGGAACCGGCCCGGCGGTTCCTTCGGGGACCTCATGGCCGACGTCCTGGAAGTCGTGAAGGTCAAGACCGCTGAGCAGAGCATCGCCGGGCTCTCCGTGCTGGCCTGGTCCGAGGCGCTGCGGAACCCTTCGCTGGCCAGGCAACTCGACGATCTGATGGCCCAGATGCGCACGGCACTGGCCGACGTCATCCGTGAGCACCAGCAGAGCGGCACCCTCCCGCGCGAGGTCTCTCCCGAGGCGATGGCCGCCGCGTTCATGTGCATGCTTCCCGGCTACATCCTCCAGTTGGCGATGGACGACTCCGCGCTGGACGGAGTGCCAGGCGCCCTGCGAGCGCTCTGGCCGGCTCCGGCGACGTCCTGA
- a CDS encoding Ig-like domain-containing protein — MLLAVGAITLTACGGDKAGTAGSDNSAKPQASVDAAAAEDSSDARITISPKTGAGDVSIISGARVSVTGGELLSVAMTSVADGSDVKGTISADGSSWAPDGPLKRETQYKIAAKAEDGKGRKAAENSTFTTVTSAHSFIGYYTPENGQTVGMGMPVSINFTKAIEDKKAVQSAIAVTSSSGQEVVGHWFNSTRLDFRPESYWQAGSTVTLKLNLDGVEGSSGVYGVQEKTVSFKIGRSQVSTVDASTHRMKVVRDGKVIRDIPISAGSDENTTYNGQMVMSEKFTETRMNGATVGFTDDDGKGEYDIKDAPHAIRLTTSGTYIHGNYWGADSVFGNANTSHGCIGLNDTKGAKDTSTDAYWFYTNSIIGDIVIMKNSKDKTVDPANGLNGWNMNWSAWKAGSAV, encoded by the coding sequence GTGCTGCTCGCCGTCGGGGCGATCACGCTGACCGCCTGCGGGGGAGACAAGGCGGGCACGGCCGGTTCCGACAACAGCGCCAAGCCGCAGGCTTCCGTCGACGCCGCGGCCGCCGAGGACTCCTCCGATGCCCGCATAACGATCAGTCCCAAGACCGGGGCCGGCGATGTGAGCATCATCAGCGGCGCCAGGGTCTCGGTCACGGGCGGGGAACTCCTCTCCGTCGCCATGACCTCGGTCGCCGACGGCTCCGACGTCAAGGGCACGATCTCCGCGGACGGCTCGAGCTGGGCGCCCGACGGCCCGCTGAAGCGGGAGACCCAGTACAAGATCGCCGCCAAGGCGGAGGACGGCAAGGGCCGCAAGGCCGCCGAGAACTCCACCTTCACCACGGTCACCTCCGCGCACAGCTTCATCGGCTACTACACGCCCGAGAACGGCCAGACCGTCGGCATGGGCATGCCGGTCTCGATCAACTTCACCAAGGCGATCGAGGACAAGAAGGCCGTCCAGTCGGCGATCGCGGTGACCTCCAGCAGCGGCCAGGAGGTCGTCGGCCACTGGTTCAACTCCACCCGGCTCGACTTCCGCCCCGAGTCGTACTGGCAGGCCGGCTCCACCGTCACCCTCAAGCTGAACCTCGACGGCGTCGAGGGCTCCTCCGGCGTCTACGGCGTCCAGGAGAAGACCGTCAGCTTCAAGATCGGCCGCAGCCAGGTCTCCACGGTCGACGCCTCGACCCACCGGATGAAGGTCGTCCGCGACGGCAAGGTCATCCGCGACATCCCGATCTCCGCAGGCTCGGACGAGAACACCACCTACAACGGCCAGATGGTGATGTCCGAGAAGTTCACCGAGACCCGGATGAACGGCGCCACCGTCGGCTTCACCGACGACGACGGCAAGGGCGAGTACGACATCAAGGACGCACCGCACGCCATCCGCCTCACCACCTCCGGCACCTACATCCACGGCAACTACTGGGGCGCCGACTCGGTGTTCGGCAACGCCAACACCAGCCACGGCTGCATCGGCCTGAACGACACCAAGGGCGCCAAGGACACCTCCACCGACGCCTACTGGTTCTACACGAACTCGATCATCGGCGACATCGTGATCATGAAGAACTCCAAGGACAAGACCGTCGACCCGGCGAACGGCCTCAACGGCTGGAACATGAACTGGAGCGCCTGGAAGGCCGGCAGCGCGGTCTGA
- a CDS encoding magnesium and cobalt transport protein CorA has protein sequence MAQQDRDVSRLPSAVEYCALYEDGRRMPGRLDLDALVERRDGQAGRFAWIGLYEPTADQIQQVADAFDLHPLAVEDAVHAHQRPKLERYGDTLFLVLKTIVYVDHEKVTATSKIVDTGEIMVFAGPDFAITVRHGSAPPLDHVRRQLQADPQQLGHGPAAVMHAVADLVVDRYLEVADAFDGDIDTLESEVFSPDLPVDPARIYQLKRELLAFKRAVMPLAPALQHLSEQSIPHVPGQVPAYFRDVADHHQRVAEQIITFEELVTGILGASIAQINVQQNADMRRISAWAALVAFPTLIVGIYGMNFDHMPELRATYGYPAVLAVIALICTVIYRALRRNRWL, from the coding sequence ATGGCGCAACAGGACAGGGACGTATCCCGGCTGCCGTCCGCGGTCGAGTACTGCGCCCTGTACGAGGACGGCCGTCGAATGCCCGGCCGGTTGGATCTGGACGCGCTTGTGGAGCGGCGGGACGGTCAAGCCGGGCGGTTCGCATGGATCGGTCTTTACGAGCCGACCGCCGACCAGATCCAGCAGGTCGCCGACGCCTTCGACCTGCACCCCCTGGCCGTGGAGGATGCCGTCCACGCCCACCAGCGGCCCAAGCTGGAACGCTACGGCGACACACTGTTCCTGGTCCTGAAGACCATCGTCTACGTCGACCACGAGAAGGTCACCGCGACCAGCAAGATCGTCGACACCGGCGAGATCATGGTCTTCGCCGGCCCCGATTTCGCCATCACCGTCCGCCACGGCAGCGCTCCGCCCCTCGACCACGTGCGCCGCCAGCTCCAGGCCGACCCGCAACAGCTCGGCCACGGACCGGCTGCCGTCATGCACGCGGTCGCCGACCTGGTCGTCGACCGCTACCTGGAGGTCGCCGACGCCTTCGACGGCGACATCGACACCCTGGAGAGCGAGGTCTTCTCCCCCGACCTCCCCGTCGACCCCGCACGCATCTACCAGCTCAAACGGGAACTTCTGGCGTTCAAGCGCGCCGTGATGCCGCTTGCCCCCGCCCTGCAGCACCTCAGCGAGCAATCGATCCCGCACGTGCCGGGCCAGGTGCCCGCCTACTTCCGCGACGTTGCCGACCACCACCAACGGGTCGCCGAGCAGATCATCACCTTCGAGGAACTCGTCACCGGCATACTCGGCGCCAGCATCGCCCAGATCAACGTCCAGCAGAACGCCGACATGCGGCGCATCAGCGCCTGGGCGGCCCTCGTCGCCTTCCCCACCTTGATCGTCGGCATCTACGGCATGAACTTCGACCACATGCCCGAGCTGAGGGCCACTTACGGCTATCCGGCAGTCCTTGCCGTCATCGCCCTCATCTGCACCGTCATCTACCGCGCCCTGCGCCGCAACAGATGGCTCTGA
- a CDS encoding FdhF/YdeP family oxidoreductase, producing MKKAPREEPDETLGVTPPKEWAAGVPAVRHALEYSLEETSVARTGVTLLTMNQVDGIDCPGCAWADPAPGHRHRNEYCENGAKHINDEATTRRIPAEFFRRHSVSELGRGSDLWLNQQGRLTEPMVKRPDSDHYEPISWRDAFELIAAELNSLDSPDEAVFYTSGRASNEAAFVLQLFARAFGTNNLPDCSNMCHESSGSALHETLGTGKGTVSLDDLHHADLIFLVGQNPGTNHPRQLSALEEAKRNGARIIAVNTLPEAGLLRFKNPQKPRGIIGHGTQIADRFLHIRSGGDLALFQGLNRLLLEAEDARPGTVLDHDFIRSSTSGFEEFAQHARGIGWEQILPATGLTREEIEDVRDDVLRSERVIVCWAMGVTQHQHAVPTIREIVNFLLLRGNLGRAGAGACPVRGHSNVQGDRTMGIWEQMPDSFLDALQREFGFDPPRAHGLDSVNSIKAMREGRIKVFLALAGNFVRAAPDSAVTEEAMRRCRLTAHISTKLNRSHAVCGRTALILPTLGRTERDVQPCGEQFVTVENSMSEVHTSRGRLEPASKLLLSEIAILCRIARHTLDGRTDIPWKQFETDYGTIRHRIAHILPGLHDFNRRVVRPGGIRLPNPVNEGVFATATGKAMFTSNAWAMPQAPDRHLLLQTLRSHDQWNTIPYTNNDRYRGIHGSRRVVLVNPADLTELGLREGQSVDLVSVWSDDVERRAEGFEVVPYPTALGCAAAYYPETQVLVPLESVAETSNQPTSKGIVVRLEPSGTRPDASPL from the coding sequence ATGAAGAAGGCCCCCCGAGAAGAGCCGGACGAAACGCTCGGCGTGACTCCGCCCAAGGAATGGGCCGCGGGAGTGCCCGCGGTGCGGCACGCGCTGGAGTACTCCCTCGAGGAGACCTCGGTCGCGCGCACCGGAGTGACGCTGCTGACCATGAACCAGGTGGACGGCATCGACTGCCCCGGCTGCGCCTGGGCGGATCCCGCTCCCGGCCACCGGCACCGCAACGAGTACTGCGAGAACGGTGCCAAGCACATCAACGACGAGGCCACGACGCGGCGCATCCCCGCCGAGTTCTTCCGGCGGCACTCGGTCTCCGAGCTGGGCCGGGGGTCGGATCTGTGGCTGAACCAGCAGGGCCGGCTCACCGAACCGATGGTCAAGCGGCCCGACTCCGACCACTACGAACCGATCAGCTGGCGCGACGCCTTCGAGCTGATCGCCGCGGAGCTGAACTCGCTCGACTCACCCGACGAGGCGGTCTTCTACACCTCGGGACGGGCCAGCAACGAGGCCGCCTTCGTCCTGCAGCTCTTCGCCAGGGCGTTCGGCACCAACAACCTGCCCGACTGCAGCAACATGTGCCACGAGTCCAGCGGCAGCGCCCTGCACGAGACCCTCGGCACCGGCAAGGGAACGGTCAGCCTGGACGACCTTCACCACGCCGACCTGATCTTCCTGGTGGGCCAGAATCCGGGTACGAACCATCCGCGGCAGCTCTCCGCCCTGGAGGAGGCCAAGCGCAACGGCGCCCGCATCATCGCGGTGAACACGCTCCCGGAAGCCGGGTTGCTGCGGTTCAAGAACCCGCAGAAGCCGCGCGGGATCATCGGGCACGGCACCCAGATCGCCGACCGGTTCCTGCACATCCGCAGCGGCGGCGACCTCGCGCTGTTCCAGGGACTCAACAGGCTGCTGCTGGAGGCGGAGGACGCCCGGCCGGGCACCGTGCTCGACCATGACTTCATCCGCTCCAGCACCAGCGGTTTCGAGGAGTTCGCGCAGCACGCCCGCGGCATCGGATGGGAACAGATCCTCCCCGCGACGGGACTGACCCGCGAGGAGATCGAGGACGTACGGGACGACGTCCTGCGCAGCGAGCGCGTCATCGTCTGCTGGGCCATGGGCGTGACGCAGCATCAACACGCTGTCCCCACCATCCGGGAGATCGTCAACTTCCTTCTGCTGCGCGGCAACCTCGGCAGGGCCGGAGCCGGCGCCTGCCCGGTGCGCGGGCACAGCAACGTCCAGGGCGACCGCACGATGGGCATCTGGGAGCAGATGCCGGACTCGTTCCTTGACGCGCTGCAGCGGGAGTTCGGCTTCGACCCGCCACGCGCCCACGGTCTGGACTCCGTGAACTCGATCAAGGCCATGCGGGAGGGCCGCATCAAGGTCTTCCTCGCCCTCGCGGGCAACTTCGTCCGGGCCGCGCCCGACAGCGCGGTCACCGAGGAGGCCATGCGGCGATGCCGTCTGACCGCCCACATCTCCACGAAGCTCAACAGGTCACACGCCGTCTGTGGACGGACGGCACTCATCCTGCCGACCCTGGGCCGCACCGAACGGGACGTCCAGCCCTGCGGCGAGCAGTTCGTCACCGTCGAGAACTCGATGAGCGAGGTGCACACCTCCCGGGGACGCCTCGAACCGGCCTCCAAGCTGCTGCTCAGCGAGATCGCCATCCTGTGCCGGATCGCCCGGCACACCCTCGACGGCAGGACCGACATCCCGTGGAAGCAGTTCGAGACCGACTACGGCACGATCCGCCACCGCATCGCGCACATCCTGCCGGGGCTGCACGACTTCAACCGGCGAGTCGTCCGGCCGGGCGGCATCAGGCTGCCGAACCCCGTCAACGAGGGCGTCTTCGCCACCGCCACCGGCAAGGCCATGTTCACCAGCAACGCCTGGGCCATGCCGCAAGCCCCGGACAGGCACCTGCTGCTGCAGACCCTGCGCTCCCACGACCAGTGGAACACCATCCCGTACACCAACAACGACCGTTACCGGGGCATCCACGGCAGCCGCCGCGTCGTGCTGGTCAACCCCGCGGACCTGACGGAACTCGGCCTTCGCGAAGGACAGTCGGTGGACCTGGTGAGCGTGTGGTCCGACGACGTGGAGCGCCGTGCGGAGGGCTTCGAGGTGGTCCCCTACCCGACCGCGCTGGGCTGCGCCGCCGCGTACTACCCCGAGACCCAGGTCCTGGTGCCGCTGGAGAGCGTGGCCGAGACCAGCAACCAGCCGACCTCGAAGGGCATCGTCGTCCGGCTGGAGCCCTCGGGTACCCGCCCGGACGCCTCGCCGCTGTGA
- a CDS encoding S8 family peptidase: MTHKRRAPVAAFAPFTAIAIAAALLSGTVGAVQAAPAEGASHTRLSPGSAFGAGSDATRRTVTLVTGDKVALDAAGKVLGVTAATGREGMAFRISRAADGDTYAVPRDAERLIADGTADRQLFDVTRLVSFGYDDSSRPDLPLIVTYTKGGPVAARTLSDSGARVTRDLPSVNGDALRARKSEAAALWRTLTGSGASARSSAAATSAKVERIWLDGKVTASLDRSTAQIGAPAAWASGYDGAGVTVAVLDTGVDATHPDLEDRVDAQVNFSESPDTVDRVGHGTHVASTVAGSGARSGGKYKGVAPGARIISGKVLGDDGSGSPSGIIAGMQWAVAQGAKVVNLSLGSDGTPETDPVEQAVNELSADSGTLFVVAAGNSGPAAGTIGSPGSAAAALTVGAVDRTDVIAEFSSRGPTADGSLKPDLTAPGVDIVAAKAAEGVEGDQAADGYVSMSGTSMATPHVAGAAAILAQQHPDWTGERIKAVLTGSAAPAPDLAAFAQGTGRTDIARAIRQHVTSSPTSLDFGTARWPHADDEPVTKEITYRNDGDGPVTVDLATEAFGEDGKPAAEGMFDVSPKRLTIPAAGTATAAVTADSHAGTADGAFGGSVTATARDTTVRTAIGVNREQESYNLTVRHLDLGGKPTADSETGVYGLDNDIWRDYSDRTDGEFTVRLPKGRYALEGRVSAGAGPDDGKLALLLHPKFSLTRDTTLVMDARKARPVRITVPDRAAENTDATLNFGVSDNGSGYTSTYDMGGFGNLRVGQLGAPLPAGEAFAQYNGTWTHGTVNYRPASNRTGDLSGFTAKLRRQDFAKLALTLGAPAAGKTGSLVAAPLTPSGNWFDFHPEEGALPRTVTDYVLPGVKWQYATGQYGAPGADGEPVWDGGQTVTRARAYAAGTTYAQRFNIGVFGPHLYTAGGEASGAVRLGDDFSAYVPLFSDGAGHVGVSDYTKATSALYADGTPVFTSDTPLDGDTHTLPAEARAYRLTTDVSRAASLSAVSTRVTAEWTFRSAHVSGDTMTWLPLSAVRFTPKLQAASTATAGRAFTVPFTVEGAATARTARKLAFSVSYDGGRSWKPAKVTDRERLELRHPARPGTVSLRVVLTDADGNTVKQTIYRAYRITA; encoded by the coding sequence TTGACGCACAAGAGACGAGCGCCGGTTGCGGCGTTCGCCCCCTTCACCGCCATCGCCATCGCCGCTGCCCTGCTGAGCGGAACGGTCGGCGCCGTCCAGGCCGCGCCGGCCGAGGGCGCGTCCCATACCCGGTTGAGTCCCGGGTCCGCGTTCGGCGCGGGCTCCGACGCCACCAGGCGGACGGTCACCCTCGTCACCGGCGACAAGGTGGCGCTGGACGCCGCCGGCAAGGTCCTCGGCGTCACGGCCGCCACGGGCCGGGAGGGCATGGCGTTCCGGATATCCCGCGCGGCCGACGGTGACACCTACGCCGTGCCGCGCGACGCCGAACGGCTGATCGCGGACGGCACCGCCGACCGGCAACTGTTCGACGTGACGCGGCTGGTGAGTTTCGGATACGACGATTCCTCACGGCCCGACCTGCCGCTCATCGTCACCTACACCAAGGGCGGTCCCGTCGCGGCGCGTACGCTGTCGGACTCCGGCGCCCGCGTCACCCGCGACCTGCCCAGTGTCAACGGCGACGCCCTGCGGGCCCGCAAGTCCGAGGCCGCGGCGCTGTGGCGGACCCTCACCGGCAGTGGCGCGAGCGCCCGTTCGTCGGCCGCCGCCACCTCGGCGAAGGTCGAGAGGATCTGGCTCGACGGCAAGGTCACGGCGAGTCTGGACCGCAGCACGGCGCAGATCGGCGCCCCCGCGGCCTGGGCGTCCGGTTACGACGGCGCCGGTGTCACCGTCGCGGTGCTGGACACCGGGGTGGACGCAACGCACCCGGACCTGGAGGACCGCGTCGACGCGCAGGTGAACTTCTCCGAGTCACCGGACACCGTCGACCGCGTGGGCCACGGCACGCACGTGGCCTCGACCGTCGCGGGCTCCGGGGCCCGGTCGGGTGGGAAGTACAAGGGCGTCGCGCCCGGCGCCCGCATCATCAGCGGCAAGGTCCTCGGCGACGACGGATCGGGCAGCCCCTCCGGCATCATCGCCGGCATGCAATGGGCCGTCGCCCAGGGCGCGAAGGTGGTCAACCTCAGCCTCGGCAGCGACGGCACCCCGGAGACCGACCCGGTCGAGCAGGCCGTGAACGAGCTGTCGGCGGACTCCGGCACCCTCTTCGTCGTCGCCGCGGGCAACAGCGGCCCCGCCGCGGGCACGATCGGCTCCCCGGGCAGCGCCGCCGCCGCGCTCACCGTGGGCGCGGTGGACCGGACGGACGTCATCGCGGAGTTCTCCAGCCGGGGCCCCACCGCCGACGGCTCCCTCAAGCCCGACCTCACCGCCCCCGGCGTGGACATCGTCGCCGCGAAGGCCGCGGAGGGCGTGGAGGGCGACCAGGCGGCCGACGGCTACGTGTCGATGAGCGGTACGTCGATGGCCACCCCGCATGTGGCGGGCGCCGCCGCGATCCTGGCCCAGCAGCACCCGGACTGGACCGGCGAGCGGATCAAGGCCGTCCTCACCGGTTCCGCCGCACCGGCCCCGGACCTGGCCGCGTTCGCTCAGGGCACCGGCCGCACCGACATCGCGCGGGCGATACGTCAGCACGTGACCAGCAGCCCCACCTCGCTGGACTTCGGCACCGCCCGGTGGCCGCACGCGGACGACGAGCCCGTCACCAAGGAGATCACCTACCGCAACGACGGTGACGGTCCGGTCACCGTCGACCTGGCGACCGAGGCGTTCGGCGAGGACGGGAAGCCGGCCGCCGAGGGCATGTTCGACGTCTCGCCGAAGCGGCTCACGATCCCGGCGGCCGGCACCGCGACCGCCGCGGTGACCGCCGACAGCCACGCGGGCACGGCCGACGGCGCGTTCGGCGGCTCCGTGACCGCGACGGCCCGGGACACCACCGTGCGGACCGCCATCGGCGTGAACCGCGAGCAGGAGTCGTACAACCTGACGGTCAGGCACCTGGATCTGGGGGGCAAGCCCACCGCCGATTCCGAGACGGGCGTGTACGGCCTGGACAATGACATCTGGCGGGACTACTCCGACCGCACGGACGGAGAGTTCACGGTGCGGCTGCCCAAGGGCCGCTACGCCCTCGAAGGCCGCGTCTCCGCCGGGGCGGGCCCCGACGACGGGAAGCTGGCCCTGCTGCTGCACCCGAAGTTCTCGCTGACCCGGGACACCACCCTGGTCATGGACGCCCGCAAGGCCAGGCCCGTCCGGATCACCGTGCCCGACCGCGCGGCCGAGAACACCGACGCCACACTCAACTTCGGCGTCAGCGACAACGGATCCGGCTACACCTCCACCTACGACATGGGCGGCTTCGGCAACCTGCGCGTCGGGCAACTCGGGGCCCCGCTTCCCGCAGGCGAGGCGTTCGCGCAGTACAACGGGACGTGGACCCACGGCACGGTGAACTACCGACCGGCCTCGAACCGCACCGGCGATCTCTCCGGATTCACCGCGAAGCTGCGACGCCAGGACTTCGCCAAGCTCGCGCTCACCCTCGGCGCGCCCGCCGCGGGCAAGACCGGCAGCCTCGTCGCCGCACCCCTGACGCCCAGCGGCAACTGGTTCGACTTCCACCCGGAGGAGGGCGCCCTGCCGCGCACCGTCACCGACTACGTCCTACCGGGCGTGAAGTGGCAGTACGCCACCGGCCAGTACGGCGCTCCGGGCGCGGACGGCGAACCCGTGTGGGACGGCGGCCAGACCGTCACCCGGGCCAGGGCCTACGCCGCGGGCACGACGTACGCGCAGCGCTTCAACATCGGCGTATTCGGCCCGCACCTGTACACCGCGGGTGGGGAGGCGTCGGGCGCGGTCCGTCTCGGCGACGACTTCAGCGCCTACGTGCCGCTGTTCTCCGACGGCGCGGGCCATGTCGGCGTCTCCGACTACACCAAGGCCACGAGCGCGCTGTACGCGGACGGCACGCCGGTGTTCACCTCGGACACGCCCCTGGACGGCGACACGCACACCCTGCCCGCCGAGGCGCGGGCCTACCGGCTCACCACGGACGTCTCCCGCGCCGCGTCGCTCTCCGCGGTCAGCACCCGGGTGACCGCCGAGTGGACCTTCCGCTCCGCCCATGTCTCAGGCGACACCATGACGTGGCTGCCGCTGTCGGCGGTGCGCTTCACGCCCAAGCTCCAGGCGGCCAGCACGGCCACGGCGGGCAGGGCCTTCACCGTCCCGTTCACGGTCGAGGGCGCGGCCACCGCCCGCACCGCCCGCAAGCTGGCGTTCTCGGTGTCCTACGACGGCGGCAGGAGCTGGAAGCCGGCCAAGGTCACCGACCGTGAGCGGCTCGAACTGCGCCACCCCGCCCGCCCGGGCACCGTCTCCCTGCGCGTCGTGCTCACCGACGCCGACGGCAACACCGTGAAGCAGACGATCTACCGCGCCTACCGCATCACCGCGTAG
- a CDS encoding nitroreductase — MDVYEAVTSRRAVRAFTDRQVPGEVLERVLAAAAWSPSASNLQPWHVYVVTGGPLAELKKRAGERVIAGDAWDEPEYEQYPPALQSPYRERRAAFGEQRYSALGIERHDLEARQRAAAANWDCFGAPAALFCYVDRDMSKPQWSDVGMYLQSVMLLLRTEGLHSCAQMAWAKYHKTVAEVLAPPGELILFCGMSIGFEDVTARHPRPARASLTETVEFVGD; from the coding sequence ATGGATGTCTACGAGGCGGTCACGAGCCGACGGGCAGTCCGCGCCTTCACCGACCGGCAGGTCCCCGGCGAGGTGCTGGAGCGCGTGCTGGCTGCCGCCGCCTGGTCCCCCTCCGCGTCGAACCTGCAGCCGTGGCACGTCTACGTGGTGACCGGCGGGCCGCTGGCCGAGCTCAAGAAGCGCGCCGGCGAACGGGTGATCGCGGGCGACGCCTGGGACGAGCCGGAGTACGAGCAGTATCCGCCGGCACTGCAGTCCCCGTACCGCGAGCGCCGGGCCGCCTTCGGGGAACAGCGCTACAGCGCCCTCGGGATCGAGCGCCATGACCTGGAGGCGCGCCAAAGGGCCGCCGCCGCCAATTGGGACTGCTTCGGCGCACCCGCCGCCCTGTTCTGCTACGTCGACCGCGACATGAGCAAGCCCCAGTGGTCCGACGTCGGCATGTACCTGCAGTCCGTCATGCTGCTGCTCCGCACCGAAGGACTGCACAGCTGCGCGCAGATGGCATGGGCGAAGTACCACAAGACCGTCGCAGAGGTCCTCGCTCCCCCGGGCGAGCTCATCCTCTTCTGCGGCATGTCCATAGGGTTCGAGGACGTCACCGCACGTCACCCCCGCCCCGCGCGGGCGTCACTCACCGAGACGGTGGAGTTCGTCGGCGATTAG